TGGACGGCGGTCCCTGTGTCGACAAGTCTATGACCGTGCGGCCCGGCTTTCTCGTGGGCGCCGGGCGCCGGTCCGCTGGGTCGCCGCGATGCAGACGAGCACGGCCACCGCCGCGAGCGGGGCGGCGGGATCGAGTTCCTCGCCGAGCAGCAGGAACGACCAGACGAGCGTCAACAGCGGCTGGGCCAGTTGCAGTTGACTGGCGCGGGGGGCGCCGATCTCCGCCATGCCCCGGTACCAGATGTACAGCCCGACGAACGTGGACCCGGCCGCCGCCCAGACCAGGCCGGCGATCCCGTGCCCGGTCAGGTGCACCGGCTCGTACGCCAGCGCCACCGCGCTGCCCGCGACCGCTACCGGGAGCGAGAGGACCAGTGCCCAGCCGATTACCTGCCGGCCGGGCATCACCCGCGCCAGTCTGCCGCCCTCCGCGTACCCGGCCGCGCACACCACCAGCCCACCGAACAGGTACAGGTCACCGGCCGAGAGCGCGCCGCCGCTCTGCCGGATCGTGAACGCGAGCACCACGGCGGCCCCCGCGAGCGCCGCGATCCAGAACGCGCGCGGCGGGCGGGAGCCCGTGCGCAGGGACGAGAACACCGCCGTGGTCAGCGGCAACAGCCCCACCACGACGGCCGCGTGCGAGGAGGTCGTCGTCCTCAGCGCGAGCGTGGTCAGCAGCGGGTACCCCGCCACCACCCCGCCCGCCACGATCAGCAGCCCGCCCAGGTGGCGGCGGCCCGGCCACGGACTGCGGGCCGCGAGCAGGACCGTGCCCGCGATCAGCGCGGCGAGCACACTGCGCAGCGCCACCAGCGACCAGGGCCCGAAACTCTCCAGCCCCCACACGGTGGCGGGGAAGGTCAGGGAGAAGGCGACCACGCCGAGGGAGGCGAGGACGAAACCGGACCGTTCGGAGGCCGGGGCGGCGGAAGCGGCCGCGGAGAGGGGAGCAAGGGAAGCGGAAGAAGCGACGGGGGCGCCGGAGGCTGCCGGAGCGGCGGCAGGGGTGGTGCCGGGTGCGAGCGCTATCGCCCTGGCGTGGGTAGCGCTATTGTCATCTCTCATGAACGAGCGTAGCAGTGTGGGGGAGTTGGCGGAATCCCTGCGTGAGGAGCTCAACCGCTACTCACCCGGTGGAAAGCTGCCGTCGAGCCGCGTACTCGTCGAACGCTTCCGGGTCAGCCCGGTCACCGTCACCCGGGCCCTCGCCCGGCTGGCCGCCGAGGGGCTGGTCGTCACCCGCCCCGGCGCCGGGGCCTTCCGCGCCCGGGCGCGTACCACCGCACCGGCCCGGGGCGACACGTCCTGGCAGGAGGTCTCGCTCAGCGGTGACGGCGGACCCGAGGTGGTACCCCGTACCGTCGACGCCTCGGGGGTCCTCGTCACCCTCGCCGCGCCCCCACCGGGCGTCATCGAGTTCAACGGCGGTTACCTCCACCCCTCCCTCCAGCCCGAACGGGCCCTGGCATCCGCCCTCGCGCGGGCCGGCCGCCGCCCCGGTGCCTGGGACCGGCCGCCGGTGGACGGCCTGCCCGAGTTGCGCGCCTGGTTCGCCCGGGAGATCGGGCCCGGCGTCGACGCGGCCGACGTCCTCATCACGGCGGGCGGCCAGAGCGCGCTGGCCGCCGCGCTGCGCGCGCTCGCTCCGCCCGGCGCTCCGGTGCTCGTCGAGTCGCCGACCTACCCCGGCATGCTGGCCGTCGCCCGTGCCGCCGGGCTGCGGCCCGTCCCCGTACCGGTGGACGCCGACGGAGTGCGACCCGAGCTGCTGGACGCCGCGTTCCGCGCCACCGGCGCCCGGGTGTTCGTCTGTCAGCCGCTCTTCCAGAACCCGACCGGCACCGTCCTCGCCCCCGGACGAAGGGCCGACGTGCTGCGGATCGCGCGGGCGGCCGGCGCGTTCGTCGTCGAGGACGACTTCGCCCGCCGCCTCGCCCACGAGGACGCCGGCCCGCTGCCGCCGCCGCTGGTCGCCGACGATCCGGACGGGGTGGTCGTGCACGTCTGCTCACTCACCAAGGTCACCTCGCCCAGCATGCGCGTCGGCGCGCTCGCCGCGCGCGGCCCGGTGCTGGAGCGGCTGCGGGCGATCCAGGTCGTGGACAGCTTCTTCGTGCCCCGACCGCTCCAGGAGGCTGCCCTCGAACTGGTCGGAGCCCCCTCCTGGGGTACCCACCTGCGTTCCGTGGCAGCCGAGTTGGCCCGGCGCCGCACCCTGCTCACCGGAGAGCTCCGCCGCTCGCTGCCCGGACTCGACCTGCCGCACGTACCGTCCGGCGGCGGCAGCCTCTGGCTGCGCGTCCCCGGCCACGGCGGCAGCGGCGCCGAGGAGGCCGCGTTCGTTTCCGGCGCCCTGCGCGCCGGGGTCGCCGTGGCCCCGGGACGCCCGTACTTCTGCGCCGAACCACCCTCCGCGCAGGTCCGGATCAGCTTCGCGGCGGCCTCCGGCGCGGGCGAGATCGCGGAGGGGGTCCGGCGCCTGCGCCTCGCGTACGACACCCTCGGAGCCTGCGGGGCGTGACCGGAGGCGGTGGCGCGGGCGGGCGGGAAGTGGACGGGCAGGTCCACGAGGGCGTCCCAGGGCGGGGCGAGAGCGCTCCGCCCGCCCGGCAACGCCCTCGCACCAGTCACCCGCGCCGCCCTCGCGGGTCCGGCCGCCGGTCAGCCGTGGGAACAGGGCTGCCGGTCAGTACACCCGGCAGGCCCGTCGGCGAGCTGGTTGCTGCGGTCGATCTCCGGCATGTGTGTCTCGGCCCAGACCCGCAGGGCGGAGAGCGGCCCTTCGAGGGACAGGCCGAGTGCGGTGAGCCGGTAGTGGACGGCGGGCGGCACGGTGGGTTCCACCCGGCGCGCGGCCAGGCCGTCCCGGACGAGAGTCTGCAGGGTGACGGACAGCATCTTCTGGGAGATGCCGGGGATACGGCGCCGCAGTTCCGCGAAACGGAGCTCGTCCGGTGCCTCCTCGGCCAGCACCTTGACCGCCATCGATGTCCACTTGGTGCCGATACGGTCGAGCAACTGGCGGGTCGGACAGAGCGGATCCATCACATCGCCCCGCTCGCCGGGCCGCCGACCGGGTTCACCGGGCCGCGATGCGGTCACTCCGGGCTCACCACCTGAGGGGAAAGTGCCTTCTTGGAGCAGCCAGCCTAGTTCCTTAGCGTGATGTGGTCACTCATCCTCACCACCTCTGGAGCCCCTCCATGCCCGAGTTGCGGCGCGTCCCCGTCAACGGTGTCGAACTGAACGTCGCCCTCGCCGGGTCGGGCCCGGCCGTTCTGCTGCTGCACGGTTTCCCGCACACCTGGGAGCTGTGGACGGACGTCATCGCCGGCCTGTCCGGCGGCTACCGCGTCATCGCGCCGGACCTGCGTGGGTTCGGCGCGAGCAGCGGGACCGCCTCCGGGACCGGCGCGGACGGCAGGACCGGCTCCGGCTACGACGCGGGCACCCTGGCCGAGGACGCCGCCGCGCTTCTCACGGCCCTCGGCGTGTCCTCCGCCGCGGTGGTGGGCATCGACGCGGGCACGGCGGTGGCCTTCCTCCTCGCCCTGCGCCGCCCCGGTCTCGTCCGGCGCCTGGCCGTCATGGAGTCCGTCCTGGGCGGGCTGCCCGGCGCCGAGGACTTCCTCGCCGACGGGCCACCGTGGTGGTTCGGCTTCCATTCCGCCGCGCCGAGCCTCGCCGAGACCGTACTGGAGGGCCACGAGGCCGCCTACGTCGACTGGTTCCTGAGCGCCGGCACGCTCGGTGACGGAGTGCGCCCCGCCCTCCGGGACGCCTTCGTCCGCGCGTACACCGGCCACCAGGCGCTGAGCCGGGCGTTCTCGTACTACCGGGCGCTGCCCGAGAGCGCGGTACAGATCGAACAGGCGGTCGCCACCGCCCGGCTGACGGTGCCGACGATGGTGGTGGGCGCCCGGCCCGTCGGTGCCGCACTGGAACACCAACTCCGCCCGATCGCCGACGATCTCACCGGACACCTCCTCGAAGACTGCGGCCACATCATCCCGCTGCACCGGCCGCACGCCCTGCTCTCGCTGCTGCGTCCGTTCCTCGCGGGTGAGGACGCGAAGGGGACGTGACCGGGCCGGGGTCGACTACCGGTTCACGCCCCCGTGCCGTAGTCCGTGATTCCGGTGGTGAGATCCCGACGGATAGACGCGAAGGGGGCAAACGGCCGGAAACGGCCGTCCGGACGTGATCGGGCACGGCACCGGGGAGGCGGTTCTTCCTCCGCCGGCCCGATGCCGCCGGCCCGATGCCTCCTGCCCGAGGACGACTGCCCGGGGACGCCCGGACGCAGGCAGGCCGCGGCACAGTGCCCGGCCGCCGGCACGTGGCGCGCGAGGGCCGGGCCGGGTCGTTCCCGGTGGCCGGCCACTCAGGCATGAAATCCTGACTGTGGCCGGAGTTCCGGAGTCGTAGCCTGTTCCGATGACAGATGCGATCAAGCAGGGCTACGACATCTCGACCGATCCCTCCCGGCTCGACCCGGCCCGTATCCACCACTGGCTCTCCACCGATGCCTACTGGGCGCTGGGCCGGAGCCGCGCCGAGCAGGACGCGGCCATCGCGGCCTCGCTCAACTTCGGTGTGTACGAGAGGAATTCCGGCACCCAGGTCGGATACGCACGCGTGGTGACCGACCATGTCACCTTCGCCTGGCTCTGCGACGTCTACGTCGACCCGGTGGCCCGCGGGCGCGGACTCGGCGTACGGCTGGCCGAGGCGGTACGCGATCACCTCGCCCCGGCCGGTGTCCGCAGGATCCTGCTTTCCACGGGCGACGCCCACGAGGTGTACGCGAAGGCCGGTTTCCGCGGGCTGGAGAAGCCCGGCCAGTGGATGGCTCTGACCAACGGATAACGCCCCTCCGGCAGGGGCCGCCCGCGACGGGGCGGACCGTGAGAGGCCCGTCGCGGGATTGCCAACTTCCTTGCCCGTGCGCCCTCTTGACCCGGTGAGCTGTCGGCCCCACCATCGCGGCCATGAGTGTTCGGGTTTCCCTCGTGGCGGCAGCGCGAAGCTCGTCCCTGCTCGCCGAGCGCTTCGACGACGACCGTCCGCTCGACCACGCCGGATGGCACGAGGTGCAACTCGTCGCCCACGCCCTGGTCCCGCTCGGCGCTGCCGACCTCCGCTACTGCGCGCCGAGCCCCCGCAGCCGGGCCACCGGCGACGCCCTCGGCTACGCCCCCATGGCCCAACCCGACCTGCGGGACTGCGACATGGGGCGCTGGCGGGGCATGACCCTGGCGGAGGTCGCGGCCCGCGAACCCGCCGCCGTCGACGCGTGGCTGGCCGATCCCCGCTCCGCGCCGCACGGCGGCGAGCCGCTGCTCGGCTTCATCACGCGCATCGGCCACTGGCTCGACACCCGTCCCTGTGACGGCGGTTCCATCGTCGCGGTGGCCGAACCCGCGGTGGTCCGCGCGATCCTCGTCTACGCGCTGAAGGCCCCGCCCTCGACGTACTGGAACATCGACGTGCGCCCTCTCTCGGCGGTCACTCTGGTCGGGCAACCGGGCCGCTGGAGCCTCTCCTTGGAACCGCCGGCCCGCTGACGTACCGAGCTCTCGCCGGAAGGGTGAAAACCGGTGCGACCGGGGTGGAGATCGGTCACAATCCCGGACATGCAACGGTTTGCGGAGATGTTCACCGATCCCGGCAGCGACCCACGGGTCGAGGTCCCGACGCAGAGCGACGAACGGACCATGCTCGTCGCCTCCCTGCGCCGCCAGCGGGACACCCTGGTCCTGAAGTGCTCCGGGCTCGACCCCGAAGCCATGGCCATGCGGTCCGTGGACTTCTCCGGCCTGTCCCTGCTGGGACTCGTCCGGCACCTCGCCGACGTGGAACACCGTTGGTTCAGGCAGCGGTTGGCCGGCCAGGAGGGTCCGGCGCCCTTCTCCACGGCGGACGAGCCGGACGGAGCGTTCGACCGTGCGGTCCCCGGAGCCGCGCGCACCGCGGAAGCCTGGCGGGTCTGGCGGGAAGAGGTCGACTTCGCGGAACGGTTCGTCGCCGAGGCCCCGATCTCGACGTGTCCGCGAACGACCCCTGGCAGGGGCGGATCTCGCTCCGATGGGTCCTGCTGCACATGGTGGAGGAGTATGCGCGCCACAACGGCCACGCCGACCTGCTGCGCCAGGGGATCGACGGCGCCGTGGGGCTTTAGGCCGGGTCTGACCATTCCCGCCGGGCGGGCGGCGCCCGGCACCGCATCTCGCGGCGTTGTCGGACAGCCCGGATACATCCCGTGCTCGGGCGGTCCTCCGCCTCGCGACGCACCGCACCGGACACCGCCCGCTGATCCGACGCGCATGGTCGGACACGGCCTCGGGCCCGCATCGAGTCCAGGGCCGGGCCCGCGAACCCGGTACAGACCCCGGCCGGACCGGCACGACACCTTCCCGTCCGTCGGACCGGTCGGTATGTTGCGGGGGTCGCGGGCCGGACGGCCCGGGACCCCCGGTGGCGTCGAGCGCCTGGCCCGTAACCCCGTGACGCCCGGAGCCCGTTCGGCCGCTGGAGGACGACGCGGGTCCCGGCGCCCTGGGCCCCCAGGAGGAGGAGGCCACCGTGGCACAGGTCCGAGGCCGCTGCGACGAACGCTTCGCCCGCGTGCGTACCGCGTTCGAGGAGAACTTCGCCCTGCGCGACGAACTGGGCGCGGCCGTCACGGTCCTGGTGGACGGCGAGCCGGTCGTCGACCTCTGGGGCGGATGGGCGGACCGCGCGCGGACCCGCCCGTGGGAGCGGGACACCCTCGTCAACGTCTGGTCCACCACCAAGGGCCCGACCGCGCTCTGCGCCCACATTCTGGCCGACCGGGGCCTGCTGGACCTTGACGCCCCCGTGGCCTCGTACTGGCCCGAGTTCGCCGCGGCGGGCAAGCAGAACGTCAAGGTGCGCGATCTGCTCTCGCACCGGGCCGGTCTCGCCGGGCTGCGCGAGCCGCACTCGCTCGCCGACCTCTACGACTGGGAACTCACCACGTCCCGGTTGGCCGCGACCGAGCCGTGGTGGGAACCCGGCACCCGCTCCGGCTACCACGCGCTGACGTACGGATTCCTGGTCGGCGAGGTGGTCCGGCGGATCAGCGGGGACCTGCCCGGGGAGTTCCTCCGGCGCGAGGTCACCGGTCCCCTCGGCATCGACTTCACCGTGGGGCTGCCGGAGAAGGAGGCGGACCGGGTCGCCGAACTCGTTACGACGAGGGCCTCGCCCGCCCAAGCCGCGTTCTTCGCGAGCCTGCCCCCGGTGGTCGTCGCCTCCCTCGCCAACCCCGTCACCGGAGCGGCAGTGGCCAACACCGCCGCGTGGCGGGCGGCCGAGATCCCGGCCGCGAACGGACACGGCACCGCCCGCGCGGTCGCCGCCCTCTACGGCATCCTCGCCGGGCGGGGCACGCTGTCCGGTCGGTGCGTGCTGTCCGAGGACGCCGCCGAGCGGGTACGGGAGGGCCAGGGGAGCTGCCGCGATCTGGTGCTGGGGGCGGGGTTCGCGCACGAGACGGAGATCGCCCTCGGCGTCTGGCTGAGCGGGCCGAACGCCTCCTACGGCCCCAACCCGCGAGCGGTCGGCCACGACGGGGCGGGCGGCTCCTGCGGACTCGCCGACCCGGAGTCGGGGGTGGCGCTCGGTTACGTCATGAACCGGATGGGAGTCGGGCTCGCCGACGACCCGCGCAAGACGGCACTGGTCGAGGCGGTCTACTCGTCACTCTGACCCGGTCGGGAACGCCCCCGGAGACGAGAACGCGCGGGCCGACGGATTCTGTCGGGCCCGCGCGTTCCCACCGCCGCCTCGTGCGAGGTCCGTCGCGGGAGGCGGCGGGTGGTCGGGAATCCTTAGAGGACGCCGCTCGACGCGATGGTGATCTTCGCCGAGGTGCGGCCGCTCTGGGAGCCGAGGGACTCGATCTTCTTGACGAGCTCCAGGCTCTTCTCGTCCGCGACCTCACCGAAGACGACGTGCTTGCCGTCGAGCCACGAGGTCACGATGGTGGTGATGAAGAACTGCGAGCCGTTGGTGTTCCGGCCGGCGTTGGCCATCGAGAGCAGGCCCGGCTTGGTGTGCTTGAGCGTGAAGTTCTCGTCGGCGAACTTCTCGCCGTAGATGCTCTTGCCGCCCGTGCCGTCACCGCGGGTGAAGTCGCCGCCCTGGAGCATGAACTCCGGGATGACACGGTGGAAGGAGGAGCCGGCGTAGCCGAAGCCCTGCTCACCGGTGCAGAGCGCGCGGAAGTTCTCCACGGTCTTCGGGACGACGTCGTCGAACAGGTTGAACGTGATCCGCCCGGCGGGCTCGTCGTTGATGGTGATGTCGAAGTAAGTCTGGATGGTCATAGAACCATCCTGACACTTCTCGGGCCGGACCTCGTGCGGAGGGGGGTCCCAGCGCGGTCCGGCGGGTCGGCGAAAGCCGGAAAAACCTTTCAGCGCCCGTCGTCGCCCCGTCCTCGCGGGCTGCCCGGACCACGGACGGAAGCCCGCCGCCCCGCCCGGGACCTCCACCCCGGCCAGGGGCGCCGCCGTACGGGCCGCGCGACCGGGCCACGGGGCCCGTATTCCGGCGCGGCGGGCCGCCGGTCGCCGTCCGGGGACGGCAGCGGAGCCTGCCGGTCGGCCTGGGCGCGGGTCTCCTGGTGAGCGGCGTACGAGGTGGTCCGGAACGCCTCCTCGTACGAGGCCAGAGCCGCACCGATCGCCGCCCCGGCCGTCCCCCGGCGCCGCACCCGGGCCGCGAGCGCGCCGAGGAGGCCCATGACGGCGGCCAGGCATCCGGCGACGATCAGCAACGGCAGGAGCGCACCCATGGGGGCGAGGGTAGCGAGCGGGGGCCCGGGGCGGCAGGGCGCCGACGGCTACCGGCCGCGCGGCTTTCCGCGCTTGGCGCCCCCCGCGCTCTTCGCCCCCTTGGCCCCGCCGCCCGACCCGCCCCGCGGGTTGCGGGACGACGGCTTGCCCGCGGCGGCGCGACGCTGCCCACCCGCGGCCGGCCGCTTCTCCTGCTTCGGCTGCGGGGGAGTGGGGGTACGCCCGCGTGAGCTGTTCACCGTGCGGCCCCGGACGATGCCGATGAAGTCCTCGACCATCTCGGTCGTCTTCTCCTCCGGCCACGAGAGCGCGATGCGCGACTCCGGGACATCCGTCATCGTGCGGTAGGTGAGGTCCTTGCGGTGGTGGAGCCGGGCGAGCGACTGCGGCACGACCAGCAGACCGATCCCCGCCGCGACCAGCGCCACGGCGTCCTCCGTCGTCTCCGGCCGCTCGAACGCGGGCAGCCCCGGCGGGCGCTCCCAGCCGAGCGTGTCGTCGAGCGGATGCAGCACGATGTCCTCCGCGAGGTCCTCGGCGGTGACCTCCTCCGCGGCCGCGAGCAGGTGGTCCTTGGGGATCACCACCACCGTGGTCTCGGTGTACAGGGGGATCGCGCTGAGCTCTTCCCGCCCGACCGGCAGGCGTACGAAACCCGCGTCGGCACCGCCTTCCAGCAGCAGTCCGGGGGCCTCGCCGGTGGGTACGGAGACCAGCTCCAGCGGGATGCGGGGGAAGCGCTCTTTCCAGATGCGCACCCACTTGGAAGGCGTCACGCCCGGTACGTAGGCGAGGCGGAACGAGGGGGATGCGTCGGAGCCAGTCACCCCGCCAGGTTACCGGCCCCACCCCGGGGGAACGCCCGGCGGATCATGACCGGGACCGTGGCCGGGACACCGCCGCGACCGCCCGGCGCGACCGGTGTGGTCGGCGGCCTCGCACACGCTCGCTACTCTTGACACATGACCTCGCACCAGACACCCCAGACGATGAAGCCCGCCACCGCGGCGAAGAAGCTGGGCGTGTACCTCGAAGCCACCCCCGCCGAGTTCCAGGAGGGTGTGGTCTCGCGCAGCGAGTTCAACGCGCTGCAGGCCGAACCGCCGGCCTGGCTGGAGGAGCTGCGCCGCAACGGCCCGCACCCCCGACCGGTCGTCGCCGCGAAGCTGGGCGTCTCCATCTCCGGCCTCGCCCGCGGTGGTGTCACCGAGCCGCTCACCACCGAGCAGATCGACGCCCTCAAGAACGAGATGCCGGAATGGCTGAGCGCCGAGCGCGCCACCCAGGCCGACGTACGCAAGGAGACCGTCCGCATCAAGGAGCGGAACGCGGAGCGTGCCGCGAAGGCCGACAAGGCCGGCTCCTGATCCGGACCGCACACCCCCCGCCCGGCCGCAGACACACCTCGCGCGGCCGGGCGGAGCCGTACCCGCCCGGCCGCGCGGACCGTACCGACCCGGCGGCCCGAAGCCGTACGGCCCTGAGGGCCTGAAGCGGATGACCTGACGACGGATGAACCGGTGGCCCCCTCCGGGCCCCGCGCGACAGGATGCACGCCGTGCGTCACCTCCTGCTCGGGCCCGCCGCCGACCCTTCGCCGCCTCCCGACCTGATCGACCGGTTCCTCGCGTACGAGGACGTCTGCCTCCCTCTCTCCTGCGAGCTCGCCCGGACCCTCGCGGACCGCTCCGATCTGAGCCGCGAACAGGCGAAGCGCCTGGTCTCCGCGCACGAGGACTGTGCGCTGGTGCTCACGGTGGCCGACGTCGACCCGGCGCGCCCTGCGGGCCCGCCCTGGTGGCCGCCCACCCCGCCCTGCCGGCCGGCGAGATGGCCCGGCTCCTCCCACAGCCCGGCCGCCCAGGACCCGGTGACACGACGTAACGTGCGGGTGGGGGCGCTGTCGCCCGTCGAAACGCGCTGCCGCGCCCGCCGTTCCCCCCTCACGGCAGAGAGGCCGACGACCGACCATGACCGACACACTCACCGTCAGCGTTCTGGGCACCGGAATCATGGGTGCCGCCATGGCCCGCAACCTCGCCCGCGCCGGGCATTCCGTACAGGTCTGGAACCGCACGCGGGCCAAGGCCGAACCGCTGGCCGAGGACGGCGCGCGGATCGCCGACACCCCCGCAAAGGCCGTCGAGGGCGCCGATGTGATCCTGACGATGCTGCACGACGGGCCGGCGGTGGAGGAGGTCGTGCGGCAGGCCGCCCCGGCACTCCGTCCCGGCACCGCTTGGGTGCAGTCGACCACCGTGGGCGTGGACGCGGTCGAGGCGCTCGCCGCCCTCGCCGGGGAACACGGCCTCGTCTTCTTCGACGCGCCGGTGCTCGGCACCCGGCAGCCCGCCGAGTCGGGGCAGCTGCTCATCCTCGCGGCGGGCCCGGCCGAAAGCCGCGCGGCCGTCGCCCCCGTACTGGACGCGGTCGGGGCCCGGACCGTCTGGACGGGCGAGAACGGGGCGGACGGCGGCGCCACCCGCCTCAAGCTCGTCGCCAACAGCTGGGTCATCGCGGCCACCACCGCCACCGGAGAGACCCTGGCACTCGCCAAGGGGCTCGGAGTGAACCCGCAGGACTTCTTCGACGCCATCGCCGGTGGCCCACTCGACATGGGCTATCTGCGCGCCAAGTCGGCCCTCGTCCTCGACGGCGGTCTCGATCCGGCCAGTTTCGCGGTGACCACGGCCGAGAAGGACGCCCGACTGATCGTGGAGGCCGGGCAGCGGTACGGCGTCCGTCTCGACGTAGCCGCCGCGAGCGCGGACCGTTTCGCCCGCGCGGCCGCTCAGGGGCACGGCCACGAGGACATGGCCGCCGCCTACTTCGCGAGCTTCGAACCGGACGAACCGCGCTGACCCGGTCCGGGGCAGCGACCGTCCCGGCCCGCGACCGCGTCCACGCGGACCCGTCCGGGCCCGCGTGGACCGGCTCGGCTCCGGGAGGCGACCGTCCCGGGTCGATCAGGGTGTGGGAGAAGCCCCGGTGAGGGACATCCACCGCCGGACGGTGTCCTGGTGCGAGCCGGTCGCCGAACCCGTGGCCACCGTTTCCGCGTCCGCGGCGGACCGGGGAAGCCCGGAGCGGGTCAGGAGCGTCAGAGGCCACGCGGGGCCCGGTCCGCTGTTCCCGCCGTCGAAGGCGTCCCAGTCCCAGGGCCCCCGGAAGAGCCAGGCCCTGCCGTCGGCGTCGGCCACCTCGTCACCCGCCCGGAGACACGCGTACGGACGCATCAGCAGCTCGAAGGCGTACGGCGTTCCGTCGCCCGGATGGAGCCCGTGGCCGAAGCCGTCGAGATGGCTGCCGTCCGGATACTCCCGGTAGGACATGCCCCGCGGCAGCACGGTCACGGTCAGCACCGGGCGCGGCAACCAGCCGGTCTCCAGCGGCGGATCGTGACGGTCGACGGAAGTGACGTGCACCGGCGTCGGAGGAATCCCGATCCGGCAGGGATCACCCGTCGTCAGGCGGTGCGGCGGCGGGTCGGTACGGAACAGCTCCGACGGGTTCCCCGGGGAAGGGCCCTCGTTCCCGAGACCCAGGGCCACGACCCCGTTCCAGTGGAAGAGGTCGCTGTCCGTGTCGATGGACCACCATGGCCAGCGCACCGGCAGGTAGTCCCACGTCACGCCCGACTCGACCACGGTCTCCGCGAAGGGGCAGGTGACCGACAGCACGTCACCGACCCGGAATCCCCCCTCGTACGTCATCCGGCCAGAGTAGAACCACGCGTACGGGCCGCCGCCCGCGCCGGGAGGCCCACCCGTGCCGCGCCCGCCCGCTCCGGTCTCCTCGACGGCCGAGCCCGCTGCCTGCGCCACCGCCGGAACGCGTCCCTCGACGTGGCGGTATCCGTCACTCGACCTACCGGAACGCGTCACCCGGCGTACCGGAACGCTTCACTCGACGTATTCGACGAGCTGCATCATCCCCTGGTCCTCGTGCTGGAGCTCGTGACAGTGGATGAGGGCCCGGCCGGTGAAGTCCGTGAAGCGGACGCGCAAGGTCACCGAGCCGCCCCTTCTGACGCCGATGGTGTCCTGCCACACCGGGGTGTCCAGAGGGCTGCCGTCGACGGCGGTGACCAGGAAGCGGTTGGTGTGCAGGTGGAACGAGTGGTTGGGGTGGGTTCTCGAATTGTTGCGGATCGTCCACTCCTCGGTCTCGCCGAGCCGGAGGGTGTGGTTGACGCGGGCCGGATCGAACCGTCCGTAGGCCGGATCCGTCGGGTCGGCCGGGTCGCGGGCCGGCGGGGTCGCTCCGTCGCCGGTGATGCGGAACGCGTGGGGGAAGGGCTTGCCGGGAAAGGCGTTCATGTCGCTGTGGAACGTCAGGGAACGGCGGCGGATCACTTCCCGCGGGTCGATGTACGGCGCGGGCCCCGGCAGATCGGTGGGCAGCTCCATGGGCGCGCCGGAGCCCGCAGCCACGGTCATCGTCGCCAGCAGGACGCCGCCCGCCGTGATGCGGTAGTCGCCCGGACTCTGCGCTCTGATCATGACGTCGGAGCGGTTGCCCATCGACAGGGTGACCCCGTCACGCTCGACGGTCCGGGTGAGGGTGACGCCGTCCACGGCGATCTGGTGCAGCGCGTGTCCTTCCACCCGTACCGGCAGGACGGTGAACGCCGACGCGTTGATCAGGCGCCAGCGCTGCACCTCGCCCTCCCGCAACCGGATCACCGGTCGGTAGGCGCCGTTGACGACGAACGTCGACGCCACCCTGTTGAGGTCGTTCTCGGCGCGCAGCTCGGGCACTTGGCCGTCGGAGAGCTTGAGTTCACCGATGCACATCACCACGTCGCTCGCCGCCGCGATCTCCGGGACCCTGTCGGTCTCGCCTTCCACCACGAGCGCTCCCAGCAGGCCGCCGGCCAGTTGGACGGCGGTCGACCCGTGCACGTGCGAGTGGTACCAGAACGTGC
The DNA window shown above is from Streptomyces sp. NBC_00247 and carries:
- a CDS encoding DUF5997 family protein, which gives rise to MTSHQTPQTMKPATAAKKLGVYLEATPAEFQEGVVSRSEFNALQAEPPAWLEELRRNGPHPRPVVAAKLGVSISGLARGGVTEPLTTEQIDALKNEMPEWLSAERATQADVRKETVRIKERNAERAAKADKAGS
- a CDS encoding peptidylprolyl isomerase, with translation MTIQTYFDITINDEPAGRITFNLFDDVVPKTVENFRALCTGEQGFGYAGSSFHRVIPEFMLQGGDFTRGDGTGGKSIYGEKFADENFTLKHTKPGLLSMANAGRNTNGSQFFITTIVTSWLDGKHVVFGEVADEKSLELVKKIESLGSQSGRTSAKITIASSGVL
- a CDS encoding LysR family substrate-binding domain-containing protein, which encodes MTGSDASPSFRLAYVPGVTPSKWVRIWKERFPRIPLELVSVPTGEAPGLLLEGGADAGFVRLPVGREELSAIPLYTETTVVVIPKDHLLAAAEEVTAEDLAEDIVLHPLDDTLGWERPPGLPAFERPETTEDAVALVAAGIGLLVVPQSLARLHHRKDLTYRTMTDVPESRIALSWPEEKTTEMVEDFIGIVRGRTVNSSRGRTPTPPQPKQEKRPAAGGQRRAAAGKPSSRNPRGGSGGGAKGAKSAGGAKRGKPRGR
- a CDS encoding NAD(P)-dependent oxidoreductase, with amino-acid sequence MTDTLTVSVLGTGIMGAAMARNLARAGHSVQVWNRTRAKAEPLAEDGARIADTPAKAVEGADVILTMLHDGPAVEEVVRQAAPALRPGTAWVQSTTVGVDAVEALAALAGEHGLVFFDAPVLGTRQPAESGQLLILAAGPAESRAAVAPVLDAVGARTVWTGENGADGGATRLKLVANSWVIAATTATGETLALAKGLGVNPQDFFDAIAGGPLDMGYLRAKSALVLDGGLDPASFAVTTAEKDARLIVEAGQRYGVRLDVAAASADRFARAAAQGHGHEDMAAAYFASFEPDEPR
- a CDS encoding multicopper oxidase family protein; its protein translation is MDSSRGISRRAVLAAAPALMSGALQAPRASAAAAPIGRPALIRSANGILSTTLRVAFTRGTLAGVGDVDLRLYNGSMNGPTLRVRPGDLLDIEHINDLPPNPDQVAHGDHNVPHGFNTVNLHTHGLHVSPSGDADNVFREFTPYDPANGLTVSSYRSRIEVPADHPDGTFWYHSHVHGSTAVQLAGGLLGALVVEGETDRVPEIAAASDVVMCIGELKLSDGQVPELRAENDLNRVASTFVVNGAYRPVIRLREGEVQRWRLINASAFTVLPVRVEGHALHQIAVDGVTLTRTVERDGVTLSMGNRSDVMIRAQSPGDYRITAGGVLLATMTVAAGSGAPMELPTDLPGPAPYIDPREVIRRRSLTFHSDMNAFPGKPFPHAFRITGDGATPPARDPADPTDPAYGRFDPARVNHTLRLGETEEWTIRNNSRTHPNHSFHLHTNRFLVTAVDGSPLDTPVWQDTIGVRRGGSVTLRVRFTDFTGRALIHCHELQHEDQGMMQLVEYVE